The following proteins come from a genomic window of Malus sylvestris chromosome 4, drMalSylv7.2, whole genome shotgun sequence:
- the LOC126618134 gene encoding uncharacterized protein LOC126618134: protein MGQIAEFMGQIREQGRLPSSTVVNPKGGFETAKAIMLRSGKQVGADSNTSKSSQDEEDKMLKEEAQGAKPTAKDDQTLPPPPSPPKPSPTTKVSPNSTFSSSIPLNVPFPGRFRQSKKEEAEKDILETFRKVQVNIPLLDAIKQVPRYAKFLKELCTTRRRISNKEVVQVSENVSAVLQRKLPPKCKDPGSFTIPCVIGNTKFEQCMLDLGASINVMPYSIYASMNLGELKNDGVIIQLADRSNAYPKGVLEDVLVQVGNLIFPADFYVLDMEDSPHSTPLPILLGRPFMKTARTKIDVFKGTLTMEFDGEVIDFNLSESIKFPKDDHSCFSIDIIDDLAQDFLDCLERDTLETTIAQGIGHKNGVAVPRSEDEAEIVAALESLPQHHGKPSNPISIPVSTNKMLPSVIQAPVLELKPLPDHLKYVFLGDNETLPVIVSSSLTAIEEEKLIRVLKEHKTAIGWTLADIRGISPTTCMHRILLEEGAKPTREAQRRLNPPMMEVVKKEIIKLLDCGVIYPISDSRWVSPVQCVPKKSALFVFVATLAFTMLQLVGASLMVKEIRRPARPPCPSLDAAAESSWK from the coding sequence atgggtcaaattgccgagtttatggggcaaattagagagCAAGGtagattgcctagttcaaccgttgtgaacccgaagggaggatttgaaaccgctaaggccatcatgttgagaagtggtaaacaggttggagcggactcaaatacatccaaatcaagtcaagacgaggaggacaagATGCTGAAAGAGGAAGCACAGGGAGCAAAgcccacggccaaggatgaccaaaCCTTGCCGCCACCACCTAGTCCTCCTAAACCGTCcccaaccaccaaggtaagtcccaattcgactttttctagttctattccactaaatgtgccctttcctggcaggtttaggcaatcaaagaaggaagaagccgagaaggatattctagagacctttcggaaagttcaagtcaatatcccgctccttgatgcgattaagcaagtcccgaggtatgctaagttcttaaaagaactttgtacaacaaggagaaggatttcgaacaaagaggtggtccaagtaagtgaaaacgtctctgctgtgttacaaaggaaattaccccctaaatgcaaagatccgggtagttttacaattccgtgcgttattggtaatactaagtttgaacaatgcatgttagacttaggggcttcgattaatgtcatgccatactcgatttatgcatctatgaacttaggtgagcttaaaaatgatggtgtgataattcaattagccgatcgttctaatgcatacccaaagggtgttttggaagatgttttggtgcaggttggtaatttgatttttccagcggacttttacgtgcttgacatggaggattcaccccattctaccccattgccgattctattagggaggcccttcatgaaaacagcccgcaccaagatagatgtttttaaaggaactttaacgatggaatttgatggggaagtcattgattttaatctttctgaaagtattaaatttcctaaggacgatcattcttgcttttctattgatataattgatgatttggcgcaggattttctcgattgtttggagagggatacacttgaaacgacaattgcacaaggaattgggcacaaaaatggtgttgccgtgcctagaagtgaggatgaggccgagatagtggctgcccttgagtcactccctcaacaccatggtaagccttctaacccaatttcaattccagtttccactaataagatgttaccctcagtgattcaggcacccgtacttgagcttaaaccgttacccgatcatttaaagtacgtttttctgggagacaacgagacattgcccgtcattgtctcttcatcactcacggccatagaggaggagaagttgatccgagtgttgaaagagcacaagacggccattgggtggactttggccgatattaggggaattagccccactacgtgcatgcatcgcatacttttagaggagggggctaaaccaactcgagaggctcagcgccgtctcaaccctccaatgatggaagttgtgaaaaaggagattatcaaacttcttgattgtggagtgatttatccgatctctgatagtcgttgggtgtcaccggtgcaatgtgttccaaagaagt